One window of the Candidatus Tisiphia endosymbiont of Sialis lutaria genome contains the following:
- the pal gene encoding peptidoglycan-associated lipoprotein Pal gives MLKKTTIAFLALFMLSGCGAKKKPIDTGITNEVEESSLASDFERRAGDRVFFALNKSDISPQAKEQLSKQANWLKSHPNTEATIEGHCDERGTREYNLALGERRAEAVRKYLTNNLGVMNKLDTISYGKERPAVLGDNEAAWAQNRRAVTSIK, from the coding sequence ATACTAAAAAAAACCACAATAGCTTTTTTAGCACTATTTATGCTTTCTGGGTGTGGTGCAAAGAAAAAACCGATAGATACGGGTATAACTAATGAAGTTGAGGAAAGTTCTCTAGCTTCTGATTTTGAAAGACGTGCTGGTGACAGGGTGTTTTTTGCTCTTAATAAATCAGATATTTCACCTCAAGCAAAAGAACAGCTAAGTAAACAAGCTAATTGGTTAAAAAGCCATCCTAATACGGAAGCCACTATTGAAGGGCATTGTGATGAGAGAGGGACAAGAGAGTATAACTTGGCACTTGGTGAAAGAAGAGCAGAGGCTGTTCGAAAATACTTGACTAATAATCTAGGAGTTATGAACAAACTTGATACTATCTCTTATGGTAAAGAGAGACCAGCTGTTCTTGGTGATAATGAAGCAGCTTGGGCACAGAACCGTAGGGCTGTAACTTCTATAAAATAA
- a CDS encoding HIG1 domain-containing protein — translation MVYILIALSLTTLILVLGVVSMAIGGKIDKKFSSKLMSLRVIFQAFAVCVLAFLYLSK, via the coding sequence GTGGTATATATATTAATTGCTTTAAGTTTGACTACATTAATCTTAGTGCTAGGTGTTGTCTCTATGGCTATTGGCGGGAAAATTGACAAAAAATTTAGTTCCAAATTAATGTCGTTACGGGTTATATTTCAAGCATTTGCTGTATGTGTTCTTGCTTTTCTCTATCTTTCAAAATAG